In one window of Lampris incognitus isolate fLamInc1 chromosome 3, fLamInc1.hap2, whole genome shotgun sequence DNA:
- the trmt1l gene encoding TRMT1-like protein: MAELKERDAVQLHQEDVDINERGGEPGQDVPPTDDHDVVAVKKSEDRDGDAKPSTTTIERHISIQSKLEGLEMLVDLNGAGRKSCPLCPEEKFKACYSHKLRRHLQNLHWKVYVEFEGQRMCICHLPCRHMKPSLSADQTPGRHVAHYHCVVCSVTIARKTDMVSHLKRHINKGETEASYSGSSDVPFEEPAPSGQAYEIMKELGTNVQLLPNHTTPQKSDTYFNRKMKTNRQLVFCSLAVLAEERNPLECLDAFGATGIMGLQWAKHLRNAVKVTITDINETCVKMIKENCQLNHIRIDGGSRTTWAADGTSSEVEVLPIATVEVAKMDANVIMHLRSFDYIHLDPFGTTVNYLDAAFRNVRNLGIISVTSTDTGSLYAKSLNATVRHYGCHIVRTEYYKELAARMVVATVSRAAARCNKGIEVLLTVAVEHFLLVVVRVLRGPTQADESAKKLRQLIHCQWCEERVFLKQGSMVEDNLYNQLPCNCHGSMPGKTAVELGPLWSGPLFNTGFLRRMLCAAVHHSMDDIQTLVKTLILESECTTFKSSVHGPTAFTNQVECGVVIKTLQKGEESGTANQSGKRKSGEDSGNMVKKLKSDAALEHPAFYYSIHRHSIRGMNMPKLNKFLQYLTEAGFRVGRTHFDPTGVRTDATLEQFKSVLTKYSVPTYTNTTTTQTSVGNEKTS, from the exons ATGGCGGAGCTCAAGGAAAGAGACGCTGTTCAGCTACACCAGGAGGACGTCGATATAAACG AAAGAGGTGGAGAACCTGGTCAGGATGTCCCCCCGACAgatgaccatgatgtggtagCTGTGAAGAAGAGTGAAGATAGGGACGGTGATGCTAAACCATCCACTACAACTATCG AGAGACACATATCCATTCAGAGTAAACTGGAAGGCCTTGAGATGCTTGTTGACCTCAATGGTG CCGGTCGGAAGTCATGTCCTCTGTGCCCCGAGGAGAAGTTTAAGGCCTGCTATAGCCACAAGTTGAGACGCCATCTCCAGAATCTCCACTGGAAAGTCTATGTTGAGTTTGAAG GTCAAAGAATGTGCATCTGCCACCTGCCCTGCAGACACATGAAGCCCAGCCTCAGTGCAGACCAA ACACCAGGGAGGCATGTGGCTCACTACCACTGTGTGGTGTGTTCTGTCACCATTGCCCGTAAAACAGATATGGTGAGCCACCTGAAACGCCACATCaacaagggagagacagaggctAGCTACTCAGGGAGCTCGGATGTGCCTTTCGAGGAGCCAG CTCCCTCTGGCCAGGCTTATGAAATCATGAAGGAGCTTGGGACCAATGTCCAGCTCCTCCCCAACCACACCACCCCACAGAAGAGTGACACTTATTTCAACCGTAAGATGAAGACCAACAG GCAGCTAGTGTTTTGTTCGTTGGCTGTACTGGCAGAGGAGAGAAACCCTTTGGAGTGTCTGGATGCTTTTGGGGCCACAG GTATTATGGGCCTACAATGGGCTAAGCACCTTCGTAATGCAGTCAAGGTGACCATAACAGACATCAACGAGACATGCGTCAAAATGATTAAAGAGAACTGTCAGCTCAATCACATCCGGATAGACGGAGGCTCTCGGACTACCTGGGCTGCTGATGGGACAAGCAGCGAAGTAGAGGTACTTCCCATCGCCACAGTAGAAGTCGCCAAGATGGATGCCAATGTCATCATGCATCTGCGGTCCTTTGACTACAT TCACTTGGACCCTTTTGGCACAACAGTGAACTACCTGGACGCTGCCTTCCGCAATGTGCGGAATCTGGGCATTATCTCAGTGACATCCACTGACACGGGCTCACTGTACGCCAAGTCACTCAACGCCACTGTGCGTCACTATGGCTGTCACATTGTCCGCACAGAATACTATAAAGAGTTGGCAGCCCGCATGGTGGTGGCCACTGTATCCAG AGCAGCGGCACGCTGTAACAAAGGTATCGAGGTATTGCTGACAGTAGCTGTGGAACATTTTCTCTTGGTGGTGGTTAGGGTCCTCAGAGGTCCTACCCAGGCAGATGAATCAGCTAAGAAGCTCCGGCAGCTTATCCACTGTCAGTGGtgtgaggagagggtcttcctcaAACAAGGCAGCATGGTAGAAG ACAATCTCTATAACCAGCTCCCCTGTAACTGTCATGGAAGTATGCCTGGGAAAACTGCTGTGGAGCTGGGACCATTATG GTCAGGCCCATTGTTCAACACTGGGTTTCTAAGAAGGATGCTGTGTGCAGCAGTACACCACAGTATGGATGACATCCAGACACTGGTCAAAACTCTCATCTTAGAGTCTGAGTGTACCACCTTCAAGTCTTCTGTTCACGGGCCCACCGCTTTCACCAACCAAG TGGAGTGTGGTGTGGTCATCAAGACTTTACAGAAGGGTGAGGAGTCAGGCACAGCCAACCAGTCCG gaaagaggaaatcaggtgaggattcaggaaatatggtgaagaaaCTGAAGTCTGATGCAGCTCTGGAACACCCAGCCTTCTACTACAGTATCCACCGCCACAGCATCAGAGGCATGAACATGCCCAA gTTGAACAAATTTCTGCAGTACCTGACAGAggctgggttcagggtgggcCGGACCCACTTTGACCCCACGGGGGTTCGGACGGATGCCACACTGGAGCAGTTTAAATCTGTCCTCACTAAGTACAGCGTGCCCACCTAtacaaacaccaccaccacccagacCAGCGTGGGCAATGAAAAGACATCATGA